The Clostridia bacterium genome includes the window CCGCCCGCCGCGCGGGGGCGCGGGCGGCCCCGGCGGCCGGCCGGGGGGGGGCCGGCCGCGGCGGCCGGACGACGAGCGGCAGCGTCAGGCCGCGCGCGTCGCCAAACGCCACACGCGGCCCCTCGAACTCGACGAGGCGGAGGGCCTCCTCCGCCGCGGCTTCCCACGCGCGGACGACCCCGCCCCGCCATGCCACCTCTCCCGGGACCGGCAGCGGCCGGGGCGCGGGGAGTTGCTCGTCCGAGGACGGCGGGCCTTCCAGCCACACCCAGCCGCGCAACGCGCGGACGCGCACGCCGCCCGGGCCCGTCGCGCCGCTCGGGCGCGGATCCTGGCCGGCCGCAGCCGTCCCGGTCGCGGCCGCTGCGCGCGCCAGCGAGCGCAGCCGGCGCAGCCACGCTTCGTCCAGGCCGGACTGGGGCCGCAGCAATCGCCTCCGCCGCCGGGCCGCGAGCGAACGCGCGCGCGCGTACGCCCGCGCCATCACCCGCACGAACAGCGGCCAGGACAGCTCCGCCAGCCCGGCGGCGGGGAGGCGCACGGCGCCGCCGGGCGTCCCCTCCGCTCGCTCGGCCAGCCAGCGGCGCGCCGCCGCCTCCAGCGCCCGGTGGTCGGCGGCCAGCCTCCGTGCCCAGGCCGCGAGGTGTTCGACCGCCCGCGGGTTGATCGCCGCGAGCTCCGGGATCACGCGGTGGCGGACGCGGTTGCGGGCGAAGGCGACGTCGCGGTTCGTCGGATCCTCCCGGTGCGGCAGCCGGTGCCGTTGCGCGTAATGAAGGATGGCACCCGGCGGGACGTCCAGCAGCGGCCGCACGATTCGCCCTCGACGCCGGGGCATGCCGGCGGCGCCGCGCGTTCCGGTGCCTCGAGCAAGACGGAGGAGCACCGTCTCCGCCTGGTCTCCCTGGTGGTGCGCGAGCACC containing:
- the tilS gene encoding tRNA lysidine(34) synthetase TilS — protein: MRRALTVEAAVRAAAAGGLLPPGARLVVAVSGGRDSVVLLHALLRAAPAMGWTVRAAHYDHGLRPDSADDARWVRDLARRWGVPVTIGRRAGAGAAAGEDEARRRRYRFLLRVARRHGADRVVLAHHQGDQAETVLLRLARGTGTRGAAGMPRRRGRIVRPLLDVPPGAILHYAQRHRLPHREDPTNRDVAFARNRVRHRVIPELAAINPRAVEHLAAWARRLAADHRALEAAARRWLAERAEGTPGGAVRLPAAGLAELSWPLFVRVMARAYARARSLAARRRRRLLRPQSGLDEAWLRRLRSLARAAAATGTAAAGQDPRPSGATGPGGVRVRALRGWVWLEGPPSSDEQLPAPRPLPVPGEVAWRGGVVRAWEAAAEEALRLVEFEGPRVAFGDARGLTLPLVVRPPRPAPPRPAAGAARAPARRA